The Rhizobium favelukesii DNA segment TGTGAGCGGATCTTTCTTGTCGCTAATTGGACATCCACGGCAATCGTTGTCGCAATTGGATGTGCGAAGGCATTGAATGCCCTTGTGAATTTTATCAGGGTCGGAATGTCGGCGGCAGCGCAAGTACCGGAAAGGAGCCTACAGACGAGCTTGGCTATCCCAGTGGCGCATTGGATGTCGCCACGTCGAACGTCTGGCTACACTGGGCAGTCATCAAAACTGCCCGAGGATGGCGGCAAAGTCCTTGCTGAATGCTCGACTAATAGCCCCGTACAACCTAAGCTCCTCCGCAGGTCGTGCTCTCCCTACATGTCAATGACATCTTTTATGTCGTAGGGCAGCTCTTGCGTGAGGGCGGCTTTTAAGGTCGGTTCAAGATCGGCTGAATACTTAAAAGGACATTCCATCGTTTCGCGTGGCAGCTGGGAGTTAGTTGATGAGTAATCAGGACAACCCATTATCACCAGGATTTGTTGAACGCAGGCGCCACCCGCGTGTGGCCAAAGAAGCCCTGGGTGTCGAGGAGGGCAAAGAAGGAACCCTCACTCCGTTGCGATTTGAAACGTCGTCGCTTCCAGCTTTTCGGCAGTTTCCCACGTGGAGGGAACACATGGCAGCGCTGATGGATTGTCGGTTGCCGGACCATGCTGACCCAGAAAGTGGGTTTCTCGCGGAACAAGCGATCTGGAATTTGGGCGGGGTATTGCTCCTGCAGCAAACAACCCCGGCATTCAGCTTCGTCCGCTCACCCGAAATGGTGCGCCTCAGTCCGATCGATCATTGGTACATTACATTTCTTCGAACGGGATGCAGTTGGGTAGAAGCGGATGGTCATGTAGCCGAAAACAAACCGGGTATGATGTCTATTCGTTCGCTTGGTCGTCCATTTCGTGGACGAAAACAAGCAACCACGACCGTCAGCTTGATAATGCCTGCCGATCTATTTGCCAATCACGGCGGACTGCCGGCTGCGTGCAACAACGTCATCTTGGGAGGACATCGGGTCAAGCTGCTTCTGGATTATATTTCCAGCGTGGAAACAAATCTCACACATTTCACGGAGGGCGATTTGCCGACCGTGAAGGATCGTATGCGAGACATGGTGTTCGATGCAGTGACTCCTTTGGTGGACCGTGATCAAGGCCACGATCATATTTCGCAAATTGGATTGATGACGCGGGCCAGGCGCTTTATCCTCGGGAATATATCTTCTCCCGATCTGACTATCGAAGGTATTTGCAAAGAGCTCGCGATCTCACGAACGCGTCTCTACGAACTGTTTGAGGCGTCCGGTGGCGTCGCAAATTATATCCGCCGCCGCCGTCTCCTCGCAGCTCACGCCATGCTCGCGGATCCCGCGGATAATCGTAAAGTCGCTGAAATTGGTTTGACAATTGGTTTCGATTCCGCTGCGAATTTCAGCCGCGCGTTCACACAACACTTTGGATACAGCCCGAGCAACATATTCAAGCGAAATGCCCCCGGCGATCAAGCCTTGCGTGGGATGAAGGATAATATGAAATCGGACGTGACTTTCGATGGCTTGCTACGGACGCTAGCGCTCGTCTGAAGTGCCCCAATTTTGTTCACCAAGGGCTTGTCGGGTTGGCTCGTCTCAAAGACGGACATGAGGGCTGGACGTCTGATTGTCCTTGCCGGTCCACAGGTACATTCGCCCTTATCGCAGGATCCGGCGCTCGCCGCGCGTGTTGATGGCGAAATGCCGGTCGCAGTCTTCGGGCGTCACATGCCGGGTTCATCATGCGCTCCGGGACGCTGCTCGTGGAAGCTCGCGCAAAATTCTGATGAGGTGAAGCACTGTTCCGCTTGCCGCCATCAGCAGGACAACCACCCATGGCGGGGTCTTCCACACGACCAGCAGGTTGAGGCCGATCAGTGCAAGCGCGAAGTCGTAGGGGTTCAGGATGGCGCTGGTCCAAACCGGGCCGTAGAGAACCGCCCCGAGAATTCCGACGACGGCGGCGTTGGCGCCGCGCATCGCAGCCTGGGGCATGGGGTCGTTTCCGGAAAGCTGTCCCAGAACGGCAAGGAACCGACGAGTAGCAAGAATCCGGGCAGAAAAATCGCAACGAGGCACATTGCTGCTCCAAGCACGCCATTGGGTGGCGGACCAG contains these protein-coding regions:
- a CDS encoding helix-turn-helix domain-containing protein, coding for MSNQDNPLSPGFVERRRHPRVAKEALGVEEGKEGTLTPLRFETSSLPAFRQFPTWREHMAALMDCRLPDHADPESGFLAEQAIWNLGGVLLLQQTTPAFSFVRSPEMVRLSPIDHWYITFLRTGCSWVEADGHVAENKPGMMSIRSLGRPFRGRKQATTTVSLIMPADLFANHGGLPAACNNVILGGHRVKLLLDYISSVETNLTHFTEGDLPTVKDRMRDMVFDAVTPLVDRDQGHDHISQIGLMTRARRFILGNISSPDLTIEGICKELAISRTRLYELFEASGGVANYIRRRRLLAAHAMLADPADNRKVAEIGLTIGFDSAANFSRAFTQHFGYSPSNIFKRNAPGDQALRGMKDNMKSDVTFDGLLRTLALV